From Bacillota bacterium, the proteins below share one genomic window:
- the ispG gene encoding flavodoxin-dependent (E)-4-hydroxy-3-methylbut-2-enyl-diphosphate synthase produces MLKRRKTRRVRIGSLYIGSTEPVLIQSMTNTDTGDINATIDQIRALTEAGCEAVRIAVPDKRVVGGLTRIKAAATVPLIADIHFDLSLALDALAAGFDKLRINPGTLGNSRLLREVARAAVDQDVSIRVGVNSGSIHRGYANLPMHEALAKSAEYYCQQLESFGCHNLVVSLKSSSVEQTVLATRLFAASSDYPLHLGVTEAGTLSGSVIKSSIGIGTLLVDGIGDTIRVSVTGSPLEEIPIARGILRSLNLRPGSELVSCPTCGRCSFPLAEAAQQVEERLNKNNCQLKVAVMGCAVNGPGEAKEADLGIAFGPHKGVLFAKGEVVKTMPNSKLVKELLTRIEHVCKGDQERRD; encoded by the coding sequence TTGCTTAAGCGTAGAAAAACACGCCGTGTCCGGATTGGTAGTTTGTATATTGGCTCCACAGAGCCGGTCTTGATCCAATCAATGACCAATACGGATACAGGTGATATTAATGCAACTATAGATCAAATTCGGGCACTGACAGAGGCCGGCTGCGAAGCGGTGCGCATTGCTGTGCCAGATAAACGTGTCGTTGGTGGCCTTACCCGAATAAAAGCTGCCGCCACAGTACCTTTAATTGCAGACATTCATTTTGACCTTTCATTGGCTCTCGACGCGTTGGCGGCCGGTTTCGATAAGCTGCGTATTAATCCCGGCACATTGGGAAATTCTCGCCTTTTGCGGGAAGTTGCTAGAGCTGCAGTTGACCAAGATGTCTCGATTCGAGTAGGTGTAAACTCCGGCTCCATACATCGTGGCTATGCAAATTTGCCCATGCATGAGGCACTGGCCAAAAGTGCTGAATATTACTGCCAACAGTTGGAGTCCTTTGGCTGTCATAACTTAGTCGTATCGCTTAAGTCGTCCTCGGTGGAACAGACAGTGCTGGCCACGCGACTATTTGCCGCCAGCTCAGACTATCCATTGCACCTGGGGGTAACGGAGGCCGGAACATTATCCGGCAGCGTAATTAAATCGTCCATTGGCATCGGTACGCTCCTGGTGGACGGCATCGGCGATACAATTCGGGTTTCTGTCACCGGTTCTCCGCTGGAAGAAATTCCGATTGCCCGTGGCATTCTACGGTCGCTTAATTTACGTCCGGGATCGGAGCTGGTAAGTTGCCCCACCTGCGGGCGCTGCAGTTTTCCTTTGGCGGAGGCGGCCCAGCAAGTGGAGGAGCGCCTGAATAAGAACAACTGCCAGTTGAAGGTCGCAGTCATGGGATGCGCGGTAAATGGCCCCGGTGAGGCCAAAGAAGCCGATTTGGGGATTGCTTTCGGCCCGCACAAGGGAGTGCTGTTTGCAAAAGGAGAGGTTGTAAAGACAATGCCCAACTCCAAACTGGTCAAAGAATTGCTGACCAGAATCGAGCATGTTTGTAAGGGCGATCAGGAGAGGAGGGACTGA
- a CDS encoding ribosome maturation factor RimP has protein sequence MDKKITELICDLLPEDMELVELKFNRGPKLHIEVLLDNEGGISFDDLTKVNQRLGARLEELDLIPDPYILEVASAGLERPLTRPEHFVRFQGKKVKVKLIKPAKHVEGIIRAADDNQVELECKGEIIKFDYNNIKNARLVFEF, from the coding sequence ATGGATAAGAAAATCACGGAGTTAATCTGTGATCTCCTACCCGAGGACATGGAGCTGGTTGAACTGAAATTCAATCGAGGCCCTAAACTCCATATAGAAGTCTTGCTGGATAACGAAGGGGGTATTTCTTTCGACGATTTAACTAAGGTCAATCAACGCCTTGGCGCCCGTTTGGAAGAATTGGACCTTATTCCCGACCCCTACATTCTGGAAGTAGCTTCAGCCGGACTGGAACGGCCGCTGACTCGTCCGGAACATTTTGTCCGTTTTCAAGGCAAGAAAGTTAAAGTCAAGCTCATCAAGCCCGCGAAACATGTTGAAGGTATCATTCGCGCCGCCGACGATAACCAGGTTGAACTTGAGTGTAAGGGAGAGATTATCAAATTTGACTACAATAATATCAAAAACGCCCGTCTGGTTTTTGAGTTCTAA
- a CDS encoding glycosyltransferase family 2 protein, producing the protein MKVAAIVPAYNEENTIAAVVKVLLASTLIDQTIVVSDGSTDNTATIASRLGALVVNLPENVGKGGAMMAGIKQTDADYIMFLDADLIGLQKRHIEELLAPVIEGNNDMSLGVFKKGRRTTDLAQKVAPYLSGQRVICSRLLKSMPDIDIARFGVELALTRYVEEHEIRYEVVELDDLSHVMKEEKLGFWKGFRARLKMYWEILAYLLKN; encoded by the coding sequence ATGAAAGTTGCTGCCATCGTTCCTGCATATAATGAAGAAAATACGATTGCTGCAGTTGTCAAAGTTTTGTTGGCTTCAACCCTGATTGACCAGACTATTGTTGTCAGTGACGGCTCAACTGACAATACCGCAACCATTGCCTCCCGGTTGGGGGCGTTGGTGGTTAATCTGCCGGAAAACGTCGGCAAAGGCGGGGCAATGATGGCCGGCATCAAACAGACTGACGCGGATTACATAATGTTTTTAGATGCTGATTTAATCGGGTTGCAGAAGCGCCATATCGAGGAATTACTTGCGCCTGTTATCGAAGGTAATAACGATATGTCTCTGGGGGTTTTTAAGAAAGGCCGACGGACAACCGATCTCGCTCAAAAAGTTGCCCCTTACTTAAGCGGTCAGCGAGTGATTTGTTCACGTTTATTAAAGTCAATGCCAGATATTGATATTGCCCGTTTCGGTGTGGAGTTGGCGTTGACCCGCTATGTTGAAGAGCATGAAATTCGCTATGAGGTTGTTGAGCTTGATGACTTGAGTCATGTAATGAAAGAAGAAAAGCTGGGTTTTTGGAAAGGGTTTCGCGCCCGTTTAAAAATGTACTGGGAGATTTTAGCTTACCTCTTGAAAAACTAA
- a CDS encoding MgtC/SapB family protein produces MLATIVIRLLFSVMLGSVIGLEREINNHPAGFRTHVLVCVGASLFTLLSITAFDNSDSARVAAQIVSGIGFLGAGTIMREGTSIRGLTTAASLWAVAGVGMAVGSGQYIAALLTAALIVVVLWLFNNLELRLLQRQYFYLSLVISDEPGQLARVSAALGEMGVSIKSIQIAQKAEERAQLDIGIKIPAPLNIQDMINRLTEIEGVFTIKFEEN; encoded by the coding sequence GTGCTGGCAACGATTGTTATTCGACTGCTCTTTTCCGTTATGTTGGGCAGTGTAATTGGTCTGGAACGGGAGATTAATAATCATCCCGCTGGTTTCCGCACCCACGTTCTTGTCTGTGTAGGGGCATCCTTGTTTACGCTGCTCTCCATTACTGCCTTCGATAATTCAGACTCTGCCCGGGTCGCGGCGCAGATTGTCAGCGGCATCGGCTTCCTGGGTGCTGGAACAATTATGCGTGAAGGAACATCTATTCGCGGACTGACCACCGCGGCCAGTCTCTGGGCTGTGGCCGGTGTGGGCATGGCCGTGGGCAGTGGTCAATATATCGCTGCTCTGCTGACCGCAGCCCTGATTGTGGTAGTACTGTGGTTGTTCAATAATCTCGAGCTGCGCTTGTTGCAGCGTCAGTATTTTTATCTTTCGCTTGTTATATCCGATGAGCCGGGGCAGCTGGCGAGGGTGAGTGCCGCCCTGGGGGAGATGGGTGTTTCGATAAAGTCAATTCAGATTGCGCAGAAAGCTGAGGAAAGGGCTCAGCTTGACATTGGCATCAAAATTCCCGCCCCCCTGAATATTCAAGATATGATTAATCGTTTGACTGAGATTGAAGGCGTATTCACCATCAAGTTCGAGGAGAACTGA